The following are from one region of the Flavobacteriaceae bacterium UJ101 genome:
- the mutY gene encoding putative A/G-specific adenine glycosylase YfhQ (Involved in the GO system responsible for removing an oxidatively damaged form of guanine (7,8-dihydro-8-oxoguanine, 8- oxo-dGTP) from DNA and the nucleotide pool. 8-oxo-dGTP is inserted opposite dA and dC residues of template DNA with almost equal efficiency thus leading to A.T to G.C transversions (By similarity). Adenine glycosylase active on G-A mispairs. MutY also corrects error-prone DNA synthesis past GO lesions which are due to the oxidatively damaged form of guanine: 7,8-dihydro-8- oxoguanine (By similarity); Belongs to the Nth/MutY family; Contains 1 HhH domain.; KEGG: lil:LA_2328 A/G-specific adenine glycosylase; Hydrolyzing N-glycosyl compounds): MIEKQILTWYNREKRSLPWRSNTQFYQVWISEIMLQQTRVNQAIHFYNRFLSNFPTLEDLAKANEDAVLKNWEGLGYYSRARNLHFTAQHLFFELHNTPPTSFRELKKLKGIGDYTAAAIASICYNEPVCAVDGNVFRVFSRYFDINTNIMLPKTRKEFFELGNQIISKEAPGDFNQAVMELGATICTPKKAQCEVCPIQSGCLAFAKNKVYQLPVKIKNTKITDRFLNFFYTEQGFLFEKREKKGIWQNLYQLPLIETSQETFHFEKIEELDIQNIVLKKELKHKLSHQNLFIKFWKIELSLIDFTTFSENKSLVTLENIDTSKFALPKPIEQFISEFN; the protein is encoded by the coding sequence ATGATTGAAAAACAAATATTGACATGGTACAATCGTGAAAAAAGAAGCCTTCCATGGCGTTCTAACACTCAATTCTATCAGGTTTGGATCTCTGAAATCATGTTACAACAAACACGTGTCAACCAAGCTATCCATTTTTATAATCGTTTTCTTTCAAATTTCCCAACATTAGAAGATTTAGCTAAAGCTAATGAAGATGCTGTTTTAAAAAATTGGGAAGGATTAGGTTACTATTCCAGAGCTCGAAATCTACATTTTACTGCTCAACACCTTTTTTTCGAATTACACAATACACCTCCTACGTCTTTTAGAGAATTAAAAAAATTAAAAGGAATTGGTGATTATACAGCTGCAGCCATTGCTTCGATTTGTTATAATGAACCTGTTTGTGCTGTTGACGGGAATGTATTTCGTGTATTTTCAAGATATTTTGATATAAATACTAACATTATGCTTCCTAAAACACGAAAAGAATTTTTTGAATTAGGCAATCAGATTATTTCAAAAGAAGCTCCTGGAGATTTTAATCAAGCTGTCATGGAATTAGGTGCAACCATTTGCACTCCCAAAAAAGCACAATGTGAAGTCTGCCCTATCCAGAGTGGTTGTTTAGCTTTTGCAAAAAACAAGGTCTATCAACTTCCTGTTAAAATCAAAAACACAAAAATTACAGACCGGTTTTTAAACTTTTTTTATACTGAACAAGGTTTTTTATTTGAAAAACGTGAAAAAAAGGGAATTTGGCAAAATCTATATCAATTACCCTTAATTGAAACCTCCCAAGAAACTTTTCATTTTGAAAAAATTGAAGAATTAGACATTCAAAATATAGTATTAAAAAAGGAATTAAAACATAAATTATCACACCAAAATCTATTTATTAAGTTTTGGAAGATCGAACTTAGCCTAATAGATTTTACTACCTTTTCAGAAAACAAATCTCTTGTTACACTAGAAAATATCGATACTTCAAAGTTTGCCTTACCCAAACCTATCGAACAATTTATTTCTGAATTTAACTAA
- a CDS encoding outer membrane protein (Belongs to the OmpW/AlkL family.) — protein MKKIILGLSLFVGLGLSAQEEVTVTSIEIDEIVEDSGAKTQAGDLLIRLRATGIIPNVSSSIGVIGGEAEVDNAFIPELDFTYFITNRFAAELILGTSQHDVNTKGSDISPIVASATNVDIDLGDVRLLPPTLSFQYHHPVLKGKIKPYVGVGINYTFFYDADQGPVVADIDYDNAFGYAFQGGVDIFGSDKYFINLDVKKMFLNTDVTVNASNLDPNNALGLQQTLSNIKADVDLDPWIVSFGIGRKF, from the coding sequence ATGAAAAAAATTATACTAGGATTATCCTTATTCGTAGGATTAGGACTTTCGGCACAGGAAGAGGTAACAGTAACCTCTATAGAAATTGATGAAATAGTTGAAGATTCAGGTGCAAAAACACAAGCGGGAGATTTATTAATTCGTTTAAGAGCTACAGGGATTATTCCTAATGTAAGTTCTTCAATCGGAGTGATAGGAGGGGAAGCAGAAGTTGACAATGCTTTTATACCTGAACTTGATTTCACTTATTTTATAACAAACCGCTTTGCTGCAGAATTAATTTTAGGTACTTCACAGCATGACGTTAACACTAAAGGTTCTGATATTTCTCCAATCGTAGCTAGTGCTACTAATGTTGATATCGACTTAGGAGACGTTCGTTTATTACCACCTACTTTATCATTCCAGTACCACCACCCTGTTTTAAAAGGGAAAATCAAACCTTACGTTGGTGTTGGTATTAACTATACTTTTTTCTATGACGCAGATCAAGGTCCTGTTGTTGCAGATATAGATTATGACAATGCTTTTGGATATGCATTCCAAGGTGGTGTTGATATTTTTGGAAGTGATAAATACTTCATCAACTTAGATGTTAAGAAAATGTTCTTAAACACTGATGTAACAGTTAATGCCTCTAATTTAGATCCTAATAATGCTTTAGGATTACAACAAACATTAAGCAATATTAAAGCTGATGTGGATTTAGATCCATGGATTGTAAGCTTTGGTATTGGTAGAAAATTCTAA
- a CDS encoding integration host factor subunit alpha (This protein is one of the two subunits of integration host factor, a specific DNA-binding protein that functions in genetic recombination as well as in transcriptional and translational control; Belongs to the bacterial histone-like protein family.), with translation MTKADIVANISNKFGLEKAETQKIVEEFMAEVKGSLSKGDNVYLRGFGSFIVKTRAEKTGRNISKNTAVVIPAHNIPAFKPSKTFVNEVKENVPVK, from the coding sequence ATGACAAAAGCAGACATTGTTGCTAACATTTCAAACAAGTTTGGTTTGGAAAAAGCAGAGACGCAAAAGATTGTTGAAGAATTCATGGCAGAAGTAAAAGGGTCTTTGTCAAAAGGGGATAACGTTTATTTAAGAGGCTTTGGAAGCTTTATTGTGAAAACAAGAGCTGAAAAAACAGGAAGAAACATTTCAAAAAACACAGCAGTTGTAATACCTGCTCATAATATTCCTGCTTTCAAGCCCTCAAAAACATTTGTAAATGAGGTAAAGGAGAATGTTCCTGTAAAGTAA
- a CDS encoding UPF0053 protein (Belongs to the UPF0053 family; Contains 2 CBS domains; Contains 1 DUF21 domain.), whose protein sequence is MDAEPPSIFLLLLTTNSFFSILLFIVLVLLLLSSALVSGAEVAFFSLTKKQLENAREEQFKGIETIENLLCNPKKLLATILITNNFINVAIVILSAYLYKEFLQFPDFTLWGFTFSSEFIIEIIGITFLILLFGEILPKVYANKKALQFSAFTSKPISILQKICSPLSNLLLNSTHFIEDKLNHKKESLSVDQLSQALELTTESENEKNQEDHKILEGIVTFGNTDTKQVMTPRVDMFTLKTDTPFDEIIQSISDNGFSRIPVYSDNIDSIEGILYAKDLIPYINQGNYNWPQILRKPYFVPENKKLDDLLNDFKEKKVHIAIVVDEYGGTSGIISLEDIIEEIVGEISDEFDDEDILYSKIDENNYTFEGKTSLKDFYRVLSIDDEDIFEKEKGESDTLAGFIIEINEQFPKQRQKIIFNDYTFTIEALDKKRIKQIKVTKPQTNSNEN, encoded by the coding sequence TTGGACGCAGAACCCCCGAGTATATTCTTATTATTACTTACTACAAATTCATTTTTTTCGATACTATTATTCATAGTATTAGTTCTTTTATTACTAAGTTCAGCTTTAGTTTCGGGTGCTGAAGTAGCCTTTTTTTCTTTAACTAAAAAACAGTTAGAAAATGCTAGAGAAGAGCAATTCAAAGGAATTGAAACTATTGAAAATCTATTATGTAATCCAAAAAAACTTTTGGCTACAATTTTAATAACCAACAACTTTATTAATGTAGCCATTGTTATTTTATCAGCCTATTTATACAAAGAATTTTTACAATTCCCTGATTTTACTTTATGGGGTTTTACCTTTTCATCAGAATTTATCATTGAAATTATTGGAATTACTTTTCTAATTTTACTTTTTGGAGAGATTTTACCAAAAGTTTATGCTAATAAAAAAGCATTACAATTTTCAGCTTTTACATCAAAGCCGATTTCAATACTTCAAAAAATATGTTCTCCTCTTAGTAATTTACTTTTAAATTCAACCCACTTTATAGAAGATAAATTAAATCATAAAAAAGAAAGTCTTTCTGTTGATCAACTTTCACAAGCCCTTGAACTCACAACAGAAAGTGAGAATGAAAAAAACCAAGAAGATCATAAAATACTAGAAGGAATTGTCACTTTTGGAAATACAGACACCAAGCAGGTTATGACTCCGCGAGTGGATATGTTTACTTTAAAAACAGATACTCCTTTTGATGAAATTATTCAATCCATTTCTGACAATGGTTTTTCAAGAATACCCGTTTATTCTGACAATATTGATTCTATTGAAGGTATTTTGTATGCCAAAGATTTAATTCCTTACATCAATCAAGGAAATTATAATTGGCCTCAAATTTTACGTAAGCCTTATTTCGTTCCTGAAAACAAAAAATTAGATGATCTTTTAAATGATTTTAAGGAGAAAAAAGTTCATATAGCAATCGTTGTTGATGAATACGGAGGAACCTCTGGTATCATTTCATTAGAAGACATTATTGAAGAAATTGTAGGAGAAATCTCAGATGAATTTGATGACGAAGATATTTTATATTCAAAAATCGATGAAAATAATTACACTTTCGAAGGAAAAACATCATTAAAAGATTTTTATCGAGTTTTATCAATTGATGACGAAGATATCTTTGAAAAGGAAAAAGGAGAATCTGATACACTTGCTGGATTTATAATTGAAATTAATGAGCAATTTCCTAAACAGCGACAGAAAATAATTTTCAATGATTATACGTTTACAATAGAAGCATTAGATAAAAAACGTATTAAACAAATAAAGGTTACGAAACCTCAAACAAATTCAAATGAAAATTAA
- the rnr|vacB gene encoding ribonuclease (3'-5' exoribonuclease that releases 5'-nucleoside monophosphates and is involved in maturation of structured RNAs; Belongs to the RNR ribonuclease family. RNase R subfamily; Contains 1 S1 motif domain.; KEGG: ran:Riean_1169 ribonuclease R; Acting on ester bonds), producing MARRKHKNSKQHSTRLLNIGRDIISLFLKKPNQSMNFKQVAAALGKKTHKEKNEIIKVLQKLRAEDRLEEISKGKFKLIAQEDTVEGIADFTSSGAAYVTVEGMEDDIYIPKGKTGSALNNDRVSVFLHKKRKNKKPEGEIIEVLKRDRSQFVGILDYKEGADYGFVITNNRHLHVDLYIPKEKMKGAKNGEKVIAIITDWPSHAKKPFGKITTVLGIPGEHDVEIHSILADYDLPYEFPKEVEHEANSIPTKITQKEIDKRRDMRHITTFTIDPTDAKDFDDALSFERLENGNIEVGVHIADVSHYVQPGTTLDDEAYQRATSVYLVDRVVPMLPEILSNNVCSLRPNEEKLTFSACFEITEQGKIVKQWFGRTVTLSDRRFTYEEAQNVIETGEGDYKEEILILDKLAKILREKRMKSGAISFDKIEVKFKLDENADPVGVYFKQSKDANKLIEEFMLLANRKVSEFVSLKKNGAPSGNTFVYRIHDDPDPEKLNSLKAFIQQFDYDLDLTNKKTTSQSMNHLLEEVKGKGEANMIETLAMRTMSKAKYSTENIGHYGLTFEYYSHFTSPIRRYPDVIAHRLLQHYLDQEKSPNAEPYEADCIHCSNRERLAADAERDSIKYMQAKYLEQHIGEIYSGVISGVTEWGIYVELPEILCEGMVSLRDMNDDHYSLDPKNYQIVGQRTGNTYRLGDSITIKVAHVSLEKKQIDFEIAEDIV from the coding sequence ATGGCAAGAAGAAAACATAAAAATAGTAAGCAACATTCAACCCGTCTATTAAATATTGGACGGGATATTATTAGCTTATTCTTAAAAAAACCTAACCAGTCCATGAATTTCAAACAAGTGGCAGCAGCATTAGGTAAAAAAACACATAAAGAAAAAAATGAGATTATAAAAGTACTTCAAAAACTTCGAGCCGAAGATCGGTTAGAAGAAATTTCTAAAGGAAAATTTAAATTAATTGCCCAAGAAGATACTGTAGAAGGAATTGCAGATTTCACTTCTTCGGGAGCAGCTTATGTAACCGTTGAAGGAATGGAAGATGATATTTATATTCCTAAAGGGAAAACAGGTAGTGCTCTAAACAACGATCGTGTTTCGGTATTTTTACATAAAAAGCGAAAAAATAAAAAGCCAGAAGGTGAAATTATTGAAGTTTTAAAACGTGATCGTTCTCAATTTGTAGGTATTCTTGATTATAAAGAAGGGGCTGATTATGGTTTTGTGATAACCAATAATCGTCACTTGCATGTTGATTTATATATCCCCAAAGAAAAAATGAAAGGGGCTAAAAATGGTGAAAAAGTCATTGCAATTATTACCGATTGGCCCTCTCATGCCAAAAAACCTTTTGGTAAAATAACCACCGTTTTAGGTATTCCAGGAGAACACGATGTTGAAATTCATTCTATTTTAGCAGATTACGATCTTCCTTATGAATTTCCAAAAGAGGTAGAACATGAAGCTAATTCCATTCCTACCAAAATCACTCAAAAAGAAATCGACAAACGTCGTGATATGCGACATATCACTACTTTTACGATTGATCCAACTGATGCAAAAGATTTTGATGATGCTTTATCTTTTGAACGTTTAGAAAATGGAAATATAGAAGTAGGGGTTCATATTGCTGATGTATCACATTATGTTCAACCCGGGACTACTTTAGATGATGAAGCTTACCAACGTGCTACTTCTGTTTATTTAGTGGATCGAGTGGTTCCTATGTTACCTGAAATATTATCTAATAATGTTTGTTCCTTACGTCCAAATGAAGAAAAACTCACTTTTTCTGCTTGTTTTGAAATAACCGAACAAGGAAAAATTGTAAAACAATGGTTTGGAAGAACGGTAACTTTATCTGACCGACGTTTTACTTATGAAGAAGCACAGAATGTTATTGAAACGGGAGAAGGAGATTATAAAGAAGAGATTTTAATTTTAGATAAATTAGCTAAGATTTTACGTGAAAAGCGTATGAAATCAGGAGCCATTAGTTTTGATAAAATAGAAGTTAAATTCAAGCTGGATGAAAATGCCGATCCAGTTGGTGTATATTTTAAACAAAGTAAAGATGCTAATAAACTGATTGAAGAATTCATGTTATTAGCCAATCGTAAAGTATCCGAATTTGTTAGTTTAAAGAAAAATGGTGCACCTTCTGGAAACACCTTTGTTTATCGTATTCATGATGATCCAGATCCAGAAAAACTAAATTCATTGAAAGCTTTTATTCAGCAATTTGATTATGATTTAGATCTTACCAATAAAAAAACCACTTCTCAATCTATGAATCATCTTTTAGAAGAAGTGAAAGGTAAAGGTGAAGCCAATATGATTGAAACACTTGCCATGCGAACCATGAGCAAAGCCAAATATTCCACTGAAAATATTGGACATTATGGATTAACATTCGAATATTATTCACACTTCACTTCTCCTATTCGTCGTTATCCTGATGTGATTGCGCACCGATTATTACAACACTATCTGGATCAAGAAAAATCACCTAATGCTGAACCTTACGAAGCTGATTGTATTCACTGTTCTAATAGAGAACGTTTAGCAGCTGATGCTGAACGCGATTCTATTAAATATATGCAAGCAAAGTATTTAGAACAACATATTGGTGAAATTTATTCTGGTGTAATTTCAGGTGTAACTGAATGGGGAATCTATGTAGAATTACCTGAAATATTATGTGAAGGTATGGTCAGTTTGCGTGATATGAACGATGATCATTATAGTTTAGATCCCAAAAATTATCAAATAGTAGGACAAAGAACAGGAAACACTTATCGATTAGGGGATTCTATTACAATAAAAGTAGCTCATGTTAGTTTAGAGAAAAAGCAAATAGATTTTGAAATTGCAGAGGATATAGTGTAA
- a CDS encoding single-stranded DNA-binding protein (Plays an important role in DNA replication, recombination and repair. Binds to ssDNA and to an array of partner proteins to recruit them to their sites of action during DNA metabolism; Contains 1 SSB domain.) yields the protein MNGSINKIILIGNLGDDVKMHHFDNQNTLGRFPVATSESYLKKDTNERVTKTEWHTIVVRNRLAEICEKYIKKGDKVYIEGSLRNRKWDDNGTTRYTTEIYAESVEFLTPKNSNSTKDNDLPF from the coding sequence ATGAACGGATCTATCAACAAAATAATTTTAATTGGTAACTTAGGAGATGATGTAAAAATGCATCACTTTGATAATCAAAACACTTTAGGAAGATTTCCTGTTGCAACATCAGAATCTTACTTAAAAAAAGACACAAACGAACGCGTTACGAAAACAGAATGGCATACTATTGTAGTTCGAAATCGTTTAGCTGAAATTTGTGAAAAATATATTAAAAAAGGAGATAAAGTTTATATTGAAGGAAGCTTAAGAAATAGAAAATGGGATGATAATGGAACAACACGATACACTACTGAAATATATGCAGAAAGCGTGGAATTTTTGACTCCTAAAAATTCTAATTCAACGAAAGATAATGATTTACCCTTTTAA
- the PTH1|pth|spoVC gene encoding aminoacyl-tRNA hydrolase (The natural substrate for this enzyme may be peptidyl- tRNAs which drop off the ribosome during protein synthesis; Belongs to the PTH family.; KEGG: zpr:ZPR_0450 peptidyl-tRNA hydrolase, PTH1 family), translating to MIQIVSFFNKLFSKKISLNEDEKNMQKFLIVGLGNKGEEYKDTRHNIGFNMVEYLAEEKDVKFESTNFGWIAKVRHKGRLFLLLKPDTYMNLSGKAVKFWMQKEKIELERVMIITDDLNLPYGTLRIKGKGSDGGHNGLKSIQQELNTAKYPRFRFGIGNKYEQGRQIDFVLGKWTEEEQEKLSERLKKGSEAILSFGLQGLARTMNFFNGQ from the coding sequence ATGATTCAAATAGTATCGTTTTTTAATAAACTATTTTCAAAAAAAATATCTTTAAACGAAGATGAAAAAAATATGCAAAAATTTTTAATTGTAGGTTTAGGAAACAAAGGAGAAGAATATAAAGATACACGCCATAATATTGGATTTAATATGGTAGAATATTTGGCTGAAGAAAAGGATGTGAAATTTGAATCAACTAATTTTGGTTGGATAGCAAAAGTACGTCATAAAGGTCGTTTGTTTTTATTATTAAAACCTGATACTTATATGAATTTAAGTGGAAAGGCTGTTAAGTTTTGGATGCAAAAAGAAAAAATAGAGTTAGAGCGTGTTATGATTATTACGGATGACTTGAACTTACCTTATGGAACACTTCGAATAAAAGGAAAAGGAAGTGATGGAGGGCATAATGGTTTGAAAAGCATTCAGCAAGAATTAAATACAGCAAAGTATCCTCGTTTTCGTTTTGGAATAGGTAATAAATATGAACAAGGAAGACAAATTGATTTTGTTTTAGGGAAATGGACTGAGGAAGAGCAAGAAAAGTTATCAGAACGTTTGAAAAAAGGCTCTGAAGCTATTTTGTCATTTGGTCTTCAAGGACTTGCTAGGACAATGAATTTTTTTAATGGACAATAA
- the SARS|serS gene encoding serine--tRNA ligase (Catalyzes the attachment of serine to tRNA(Ser). Is also able to aminoacylate tRNA(Sec) with serine, to form the misacylated tRNA L-seryl-tRNA(Sec), which will be further converted into selenocysteinyl-tRNA(Sec); Belongs to the class-II aminoacyl-tRNA synthetase family. Type-1 seryl-tRNA synthetase subfamily.; KEGG: sru:SRU_1855 seryl-tRNA synthetase), protein MLQVNFIRENKEKVSNGLKLRNWENTDIIEKVIELDDHRKKNQFELENVLAESNKISKQIGVLYKQGNTEEANLLKAQTGSLKETTKKLQDSLKETKEQLNQLLYQIPNIPHELVKPGKSDEDNEIIFTVDSIQDLDESALPHWELAKKHDLIDFDLGAKITGAGFPVYTGKGARLQRALINYFLEKNTQAGYEEFFLPYMVNEASGLGTGQLPDKEGQMYEIGNSPDSQQLYVIPTGEVPMMNIFRNVMVNKKDLPIKATTHTPCFRREAGSYGAHVRGLNRLHQFEKVEIVQVTSPENSYQALDEMVKHVEDVIKELGLPYRILRLCGGDIGFTSAMTYDFEVYSAAQKRWLEVSSVSNCLDYQTNRLKLRFKDENGKSVLCHALNGSSLALPRIMAALLENYQTTDGIKIPEVLKPYTGFDKI, encoded by the coding sequence ATGTTACAAGTAAATTTTATTAGAGAGAATAAAGAAAAAGTCAGTAACGGATTAAAGCTTCGTAATTGGGAAAATACCGATATTATCGAAAAGGTAATTGAACTTGATGATCATCGTAAAAAAAATCAATTTGAATTAGAAAATGTTTTGGCTGAATCCAATAAGATCTCTAAACAAATAGGTGTTTTATACAAACAAGGTAACACCGAAGAAGCAAATTTACTTAAAGCACAAACAGGTTCTTTGAAAGAAACTACAAAAAAATTACAAGATTCTTTAAAAGAAACCAAAGAACAATTAAATCAATTATTATATCAAATTCCTAATATTCCACACGAATTAGTAAAACCTGGAAAATCAGATGAAGATAATGAAATTATTTTCACAGTAGATTCCATACAAGATTTAGATGAAAGTGCACTTCCACATTGGGAATTAGCAAAAAAACATGATCTAATTGATTTTGATTTAGGAGCTAAAATCACAGGTGCAGGATTTCCTGTTTATACTGGAAAAGGAGCTCGATTACAACGTGCATTAATCAATTATTTTCTAGAAAAAAATACACAAGCAGGTTATGAAGAGTTTTTCTTACCGTATATGGTAAACGAAGCATCTGGATTGGGAACCGGTCAATTACCTGATAAGGAAGGTCAGATGTACGAAATAGGTAATAGTCCTGACTCTCAGCAATTGTATGTAATACCTACAGGAGAAGTACCTATGATGAACATTTTCCGTAATGTTATGGTTAATAAAAAAGATTTACCCATCAAGGCTACAACTCATACTCCTTGTTTTCGTCGAGAAGCAGGATCATATGGTGCACATGTACGTGGTTTAAATCGTTTACATCAATTTGAAAAGGTAGAAATCGTACAGGTGACATCTCCTGAAAATTCATATCAAGCTTTAGATGAAATGGTTAAACATGTTGAAGATGTAATTAAAGAGTTAGGTTTACCTTATCGAATTTTACGCCTTTGTGGTGGTGATATTGGTTTCACATCTGCTATGACTTACGATTTTGAAGTTTATTCAGCAGCACAAAAACGCTGGTTAGAAGTAAGTTCTGTTTCAAATTGCTTAGATTATCAAACCAATCGATTAAAATTACGTTTTAAAGATGAAAATGGTAAGTCTGTTTTATGTCATGCTCTTAATGGTAGTTCTCTAGCATTACCACGAATTATGGCAGCTTTATTAGAAAATTACCAAACAACTGATGGGATTAAAATTCCTGAAGTATTAAAACCTTATACTGGCTTTGATAAAATATAA